The following coding sequences are from one Epinephelus fuscoguttatus linkage group LG7, E.fuscoguttatus.final_Chr_v1 window:
- the LOC125891858 gene encoding GTPase IMAP family member 9-like isoform X1, whose amino-acid sequence MASNSGSLFRNDEELRIVMVGKTGSGKSASGNTILGRACFESKFSSKSMTVDCSKGRGEVDKQRVAVIDTPGLFDTRFGSTKTTKDLCQCISYIAPGPHVFLVVIRLGRFTEEEKQTVQKIEEIFGQAANQYSMVLFTGGDLIKGTTMEEFLGESSELQELVARCNGQYHVFNNELKDRSQVTELLQKIRNIVQKNGGSHYTSEMFQEAERAIEEEKQRILKEKEEQMQKEREELERKIQEKYENQMKKIYAQFQAVRDRERRERDEERMRQKQEVTEERMRFMEEREAERKEKEREMKNLLSKITEQQERELREERNKLQNKYESEAREEAEGINPLYPLVVVGKCIVRAVDKLGKAIGSWFA is encoded by the exons ATGGCCAGCAACTCAG GAAGCCTCTTCAGAAATGATGAGGAGCTCAGGATAGTGATGGTCGGGAAGACTGGATCTGGGAAGAGTGCCTCCGGAAACACGATTCTGGGACGAGCGTGCTTTGAATCCAAGTTCAGTTCAAAGTCTATGACTGTCGACTGCTCTAAGGGCAGAGGTGAGGTGGACAAGCAACGGGTTGCAGTCATTGACACCCCGGGCCTGTTTGACACCAGGTTTGGCTCCACTAAAACAACTAAAGATTTATGCCAGTGCATCTCTTACATTGCTCCTGGACCCCACGTGTTCCTGGTGGTCATCAGGCTGGGCAGATTCACTGAGGAAGAAAAGCAGACGGTGCAAAAGATTGAAGAAATCTTTGGCCAGGCGGCGAACCAGTACAGCATGGTTCTCTTCACTGGTGGTGACCTCATTAAAGGCACCACTATGGAGGAATTCTTGGGTGAAAGCTCAGAGCTTCAAGAACTCGTGGCCAGGTGTAACGGCCAGTACCACGTCTTCAACAACGAGCTGAAGGATCGCTCTCAGGTCACTGAGCTGCTCCAGAAGATCAGAAACATAGTCCAGAAGAACGGAGGAAGCCACTACACCAGCGAGATGTTCCAGGAGGCTGAGAGGGCAATCGAAGAGGAGAAACAACGCATcctgaaagagaaagaagaacaaatgcagaaagaaagagaagagctGGAGAGGAAGATTCAGGAAAAATATGAAAACCAGATGAAGAAAATATACGCTCAATTCCAGGCTGtcagagacagggagaggagggagagagatgaggagaggatgAGGCAGAAGCAGGAGGTGACTGAGGAAAGAATGAGGTTTATggaagagagagaagcagagagaaaagaaaaggaaagggagATGAAAAACCTGCTGAGTAAAATAACTGAACAGCAAGAAAGAGAGCTGAGAGAGGAAAGAAATAAGCTGCAGAACAAGTATGAAAGTGAGGCCCGAGAAGAAGCTGAGGGTATTAATCCGTTATATCCTCTGGTGGTAGTTGGTAAATGTATAGTTAGAGCGGTTGACAAACTTGGAAAGGCAATTGGGAGCTGGTTCGCGTGA
- the LOC125891858 gene encoding GTPase IMAP family member 9-like isoform X2: MGSLFRNDEELRIVMVGKTGSGKSASGNTILGRACFESKFSSKSMTVDCSKGRGEVDKQRVAVIDTPGLFDTRFGSTKTTKDLCQCISYIAPGPHVFLVVIRLGRFTEEEKQTVQKIEEIFGQAANQYSMVLFTGGDLIKGTTMEEFLGESSELQELVARCNGQYHVFNNELKDRSQVTELLQKIRNIVQKNGGSHYTSEMFQEAERAIEEEKQRILKEKEEQMQKEREELERKIQEKYENQMKKIYAQFQAVRDRERRERDEERMRQKQEVTEERMRFMEEREAERKEKEREMKNLLSKITEQQERELREERNKLQNKYESEAREEAEGINPLYPLVVVGKCIVRAVDKLGKAIGSWFA; the protein is encoded by the exons atgg GAAGCCTCTTCAGAAATGATGAGGAGCTCAGGATAGTGATGGTCGGGAAGACTGGATCTGGGAAGAGTGCCTCCGGAAACACGATTCTGGGACGAGCGTGCTTTGAATCCAAGTTCAGTTCAAAGTCTATGACTGTCGACTGCTCTAAGGGCAGAGGTGAGGTGGACAAGCAACGGGTTGCAGTCATTGACACCCCGGGCCTGTTTGACACCAGGTTTGGCTCCACTAAAACAACTAAAGATTTATGCCAGTGCATCTCTTACATTGCTCCTGGACCCCACGTGTTCCTGGTGGTCATCAGGCTGGGCAGATTCACTGAGGAAGAAAAGCAGACGGTGCAAAAGATTGAAGAAATCTTTGGCCAGGCGGCGAACCAGTACAGCATGGTTCTCTTCACTGGTGGTGACCTCATTAAAGGCACCACTATGGAGGAATTCTTGGGTGAAAGCTCAGAGCTTCAAGAACTCGTGGCCAGGTGTAACGGCCAGTACCACGTCTTCAACAACGAGCTGAAGGATCGCTCTCAGGTCACTGAGCTGCTCCAGAAGATCAGAAACATAGTCCAGAAGAACGGAGGAAGCCACTACACCAGCGAGATGTTCCAGGAGGCTGAGAGGGCAATCGAAGAGGAGAAACAACGCATcctgaaagagaaagaagaacaaatgcagaaagaaagagaagagctGGAGAGGAAGATTCAGGAAAAATATGAAAACCAGATGAAGAAAATATACGCTCAATTCCAGGCTGtcagagacagggagaggagggagagagatgaggagaggatgAGGCAGAAGCAGGAGGTGACTGAGGAAAGAATGAGGTTTATggaagagagagaagcagagagaaaagaaaaggaaagggagATGAAAAACCTGCTGAGTAAAATAACTGAACAGCAAGAAAGAGAGCTGAGAGAGGAAAGAAATAAGCTGCAGAACAAGTATGAAAGTGAGGCCCGAGAAGAAGCTGAGGGTATTAATCCGTTATATCCTCTGGTGGTAGTTGGTAAATGTATAGTTAGAGCGGTTGACAAACTTGGAAAGGCAATTGGGAGCTGGTTCGCGTGA